A genomic stretch from Argiope bruennichi chromosome 2, qqArgBrue1.1, whole genome shotgun sequence includes:
- the LOC129959203 gene encoding alpha-crystallin A chain-like yields MSRKDLAREIVPRILEGNWWDIFDYPERIMDQLFGVNLFEDDLLPVGGQNGRCRRQINIADSGKSEVKNDKDKFQIDLNVSQFKPEELEVKIADKYVVIHGKQEEKSDEHGFVAREFTRRYMLPDTCDAETVNCSLSPNGMLTILAPKKANKPPLRERKIPLSIKEKKAMGDAK; encoded by the coding sequence ATGTCGAGAAAAGATCTTGCTCGGGAAATTGTGCCACGAATTTTGGAAGGCAACTGGTGGGATATATTTGACTATCCTGAACGTATCATGGACCAATTATTCGGCGTTAACTTATTCGAAGATGACCTGCTCCCAGTAGGGGGTCAAAACGGAAGATGCCGAAGGCAAATCAATATTGCTGATTCAGGAAAATCTGAAGTTAAAAACGATAAAGACAAGTTTCAAATAGATTTGAATGTCAGCCAGTTCAAACCAGAAGAGTTAGAGGTGAAGATTGCTGATAAATATGTTGTGATCCACGGCAAGCAAGAAGAAAAAAGCGATGAACATGGATTTGTGGCCAGAGAGTTCACCCGTCGGTATATGTTGCCAGACACTTGCGATGCTGAGACTGTCAATTGTTCGCTCAGTCCAAATGGAATGCTCACAATATTAGCACCAAAGAAAGCGAACAAACCGCCATTAAGGGAACGCAAGATTCCTCTcagtattaaagaaaagaaagcgaTGGGAGATGCGaagtaa